The stretch of DNA acagaatctgaagcaggctccaggctctgaggtgtcagtgtagagcctgatgcagggctcgaacccacggacacatgagatcatgacctgagaccaagttggacgtccaaccaactgagccacccaggctctttttttttttaagtttttattcatttattttaccaggggaaggagtagagagagagggagagagagagaatcccaagcaggttccacactgtcagtgcacagaaagccctatttatttttgtcagagaCAATAATAACATCTAAATAATGTcatgcgggggcgcctgggtggctcagtcagctgggcaaccaacttcactcaggtcatgatctcacagattgtgagtttgagccccgcatcgggatctgtgctgacagctcagagcctggagtctgcttgggattctgtgtctccctctctctctgccccacccccactcacgttctatctctctccttcaagagtaaataaaaacattttttttaaatgatgtcatGGGTAGGAAGGAGGATTGCAATCTGCAAAATACTATTACATTCTTGGTTTAAGGCTGCCTTCCGGCAAGCTATGGATGTTGCAAGTCTAAACTTCAGACAAAATTGCTTTCAGTATAATCAAGAAAAAACATACTCCCTGAATCATTATGATGACCAATATGTAGTTTTCATATTCGTTCTCCACTTAACCTTGGGCATGTACTCACAACAGCAATAAAATGCATTCAGTGGTATTTTATCTTTTACCTCTGACAATAGATTCAACCTCTTTCATAGCAGCTTCACTTTGAGCTTCTGCAAgtttttcattgatttccattaTTTCCATGAGGAATTGCTGGTCCATTGCATAATCTGTCCCTTCGGGAATCTCTACTCCATGGAGCTTTAGCTATTGGGACATGAAGCAGAGAAAGTAAGGTTGGTTGAAGAAACTGTGGCCAGAGTCATAAATCCTACTCACCCTTCAGAACAGAATACCAtgcataaaaaaaacaaaaacaaaaacaaaaacggaacTGTCTTAATAGTGAGAGTGTGAAGGTAGGGTATGAGAAAGTCACACTGACATAAGAGAGCTGGGACAGgatttctctctgctccctgggACTGTGTAACCCTGGAGGAGTCATTCCTCCACTCGGGAGACTGAACTAGATATTTGTAAAGATTCTACTAAATCCTAAAATTCTAAGGTGCTAaactcttccctctgctcctccccaccaaaaaaccaaacaaacaaaaacccaaattacTCTTCCCTAAATGCCATCGCCATCCAATCCTtgaaatttagagaaaatggtaaaaaaaaaaaaaaaaaatatgcaatcaGGCAAGCAGATTTACAAGTATTCAGAGAAAACGATCTCCATTCAGTGTCTTTGAGGCTAATTATTTTTGGGTCCCTAGACTAACTCAGGTCTCAAGCACTCTTCTGCTGAATACAGGGGAGCAGCTGTCCCACAGCACAATGGATACCATGTAGTCACGCATAGAAGGGTTGGGAAATCACCTTACAAGGTATAGTCCCCTGCTCAGCGGGGCCAGGAGGGTCTTATAGGCATCATTCACCAGGGTCGCATGCTTCTCTGAGAAGTCTTTTTCAGTCTGTTAGTGGAGATGAAGATAATCTTATTACCATCGGTATAGCCACATTACATTCACAAACTGTTTCATAAAATACTGATGGGCCGGCACCTAAGGAAGTCATCAAAGTAGAACTGGTGTGGGATGAGCTGTCTTTATTTTCAACAGATGGGTTCTAACTCTTCCGGGAAGTCAGGTAAAAGCTGTGAGTGCAGGGCAGATCCAGGGCCTGGCAGTCTGGGGTCAAGCTGTCCCAGGGTGGAGCTGGCTGTTTAGCTCTGTCTCTGATAATCACATTACTGCAAAGCCACTGCCACCCACCCCACCACGCACTAGTGTTTGGGTATGATTAGGGGTGGCTCACAGGCTACCTGAGACCTCTGGCTGAAGAAATCAGGGTGGACAAGACGCTGTAGCTGCTGGTACCTATTCTGGAGCTTCGCTGTGTCCACTCCGAAGGCACGGTTGCTGTAAGGAAATTGGGAGATAAAATTCATGCCtcaaacatttttgtatttttatactgTGGGCCTGGTTCCTGTTCTCATGGGGGAAGATGCAATAAACatgtagagagagagataacCTTAAAAAGTGGTAGGTGCTGTGAAAGAGAAAAgggtcaaaaaaattaaaaaaaaaaaaaaaaaggaaagaaaaggggaacctgggcggctcggttggttacgcggccgacttcagctcaggtcatgatctcacggtctgtgagttcgagcgtcaggctctgtgctgacagctcagagcctagagcctgtttcagatcctgtgtctccctctttctgaccctcccccgttcatgctctgtctctctctgtctcaaaaataaataaacattaaaaaaattaaaaaaaaaaaagagagaaaaaggtcaGAGAAAGGGGTAGATGTGGTGGAcaaagagatgacatttgagctgagacctgaataatgatgaaaaataatcaggggtgcctggttggcacAGTTAGGTGACACACTCttggtcattatctcagggttcatgagtttgagccctgtgttctggaagctgcttgggatcctctctctctgcccagcccaaCCCCaccacataaataaatacacttaaaaaaaaaataatcaaagatgagaggaaaaagtcatgcagaggcagagggaacatgcaaaggccctgaggtgcgAACGAGATGGGCGTGTTCCAAGAACTTAAAGGATAGTGTTACTGCAGCCCATCGTAAGTATGCAGTGACTGGCAGGGGCAGATCCCAGAGTTAAGGGGACCATTTCGAATCCCACCCGATCTTTTGAGAGGCCAGGTCCCTTCATCTTAGTCTCCCACTTTATTTTAACCCAGTCCCTTTCACTTTCTATTCGTGGAGTCTGCCGTCATAATAGTTTGGCTCGGTCCAAACTTCACCTCTCTCCAAGCTCCTCGACCATtggaggaaaacaggaaaaagtcatttctcagtctctctccttccaaatcttccttctccctcagaCTCAGACCACAACGTTCAGTTTTTCGGTGCTTTTACAccctattttgtttgtttttcttactagATTATCCATTTATTATAAAGGGATGTAACTCAGGAGCagtcagatggaagagatgcgTAGGTGGAAAGTTCCGGGGAGCTCCCAAGCCCTCTAGGCGCACTATTCTCCCAACATCTCCATGTGTTCACAAACCTGGAAGCTCATTTACTCCCTTATTTTGCATAACACCTCAGTACCCCTTTCTGAAAATCCTCACTCCAACTTTAACCATTTTGACCCTGTCCTTCAAGTCTGCTTTCTCTGGCACTCCAGTACATTTccctcaggccccgcccctcaGTTTCCCTTCTCAGGTCCCAACCCTCCCTCCACTGAAGCCTCCTTCAATTCCCCCAGAATTCCATCCCCGCCCTTCCAATCCTCCCTCCATTCTGGTCTCTATCGATCAAAAGCCTATCCTTAGGCCCACCCCTCAATTTCCTCTCTCACCGGCCGCAATCCCACCCTCCCAGTCCCCGCCCCCAGTTCTCTAGGGCTCCGCCCATCGACCTAACGGGTCCCGCCTTCTCCTTCCCAAGCATGATCGGCCCTCCACGCTAGTTCGCCAGTCCCGGATGTGTCTCTCGCCCGGCGCATTTCCTGAAACCGCCTTCCGTACCAGTCCATGAGGCTGAAGTAATCTCGAGTGAGGTCAGGTGGCTGCAGCGCGCGGCACTGTGGGCAGAAGAACCCGTCTCCCCGCTTGGGGACCCCTGGGCCGCCGCAGTTCCAACACTGGGGGGAATTGTTTCCGGCCAGAGACGCAGCATTGCAGCCTAGAGGTCTCCGTCCGCGGACCCCTGCGGGCCACAGCCCCCACACCCGGAGCAAGGCGCCGGTCCTTCCGCCCCACATCTGGCCGCGGCCTGTCTCGCCACGGTCACCTGTGGGGGGAAACCGTGAGCGAGGGCCCAACCAGACTACTGCTGCTGATTGGCTGGGCAGCTAAGGGGGCGGGATAACCCGGGGGAACCTGGATTCTGGGAATCCCGCTCCTCATATTAAACTACAACTCCCAGAAAGCATTGAGGCTACGCGTAGACGACCACATCGGCTGCTTTTCATTGGTCTGGCGGCGGCGGAGGGCTGTTTTGATTGGCTGAGGGTGGAGTTCGTATGTGCTTGTTTAGCGCCACCGTGCTGGCTGCGGCTGCTGTGAGTTGTGTGGCTGCAGGTGGGCTCACGCGGTGAGTCATAGCGGGGAACTTTCTCTTGGGTGTTTGGGGGGTTCGATTCCCGTTCTTGGGGTCTTGATGCGAGCTGAATCTCCCGAATTTTCACTTTGGTTTTTGAGCTTggtttgggggaggagaggaacgCGTGGGCGACTGTCTTCCTTCGTAGATGAACTTCGAGGTGAAGTTCACTTCCCCTGTTACTTACAAGCTGAAACTGGCCCAGACGTGCATggtaagaaagaacaaagttgtgTTCTTCAAAATCAGAGGGAAGTTGCTTTGTAAAGAGTTATATACATGTTAGTAATTATTACCATATTTTAGATTCAATTTcgaaaaaaaaacctattgagAACTCACTCTTAGCTGCTAGGCGCTGCAGGAACTGGAAACACACTGACCTGTGTAAGAGGATGCCCTGCGAGTGTCCATAAGTAAGTGTGTGGGATGGCTTGGCGAGGGCACCAGTCCACCTTGGGATTCAGTTtctctatttggaaaaaaaaatgtgttacacTTGTAAACCCTTTTCCGGTTGTCTGATTCTTTGGGACTGGAATTCTGTTCTCCCAATTATCAAGCATTGCTGGGGGAGGAACGTTCAtgtgtcatctcatttaatcctcaagatCTATCTACTCCAGATTTGTTTGCCTCTAACCTTTCCATATACTTCCTCCTCATGGCTGAGAGTAATGTGTTTTCCGTTTGGTGGACCCTTACCAATAAGCAAGGATAGCAGCCACTACTTGACACAGTCTTTTCCCAGTTTTCAGGGTGAAGTCTCGCTCAGAAAGCTGAAAGAGGTTGCAACCTTGACCGAGGTAGTATTAGAGCTGGCGTATTCAGCTCTGGCATCACCTTACTGGTGTGGCTTAAGAAGAAGTCATCAGGATCTTTGTATTTGGAAAGCTATATAAATGTCAGTGTGAGTAATGTTTACTATGTTCTCCTGGAGGAATACCTGAGTATGGATatctggggagaagagagaatgcccctctcccctctttaTAAAAATCACATTAGGGATTTAAAGTTAAGGATTGACTTTACTATAATTTCTGTTATTAAACTGTCCATCAAGTTAATTCTAAACAAGGGTGGGAACCTCTAATGGTTTCGGCAGAATTTTGTTGGGCTGGAAGGCCATTTAGGATGCTGAAAAGATGAGCATAGTAACTTAGCATCACAAAGTGCTAGGTGGAGTTGTTTAGAGCAGTCTTTGTGTTCTGTCTCATTAAGTAGCCTGGCCCTTAGTTAGGAGTCAAGGAATCTAGAATGAACAAACAGGATGTGGTCTGCACAGTCTTGGGGcaggtttgggggaggaggggcattagtgacattttacataaatggtcACCTCTTGAGTGGTGCCGTGAGTTAGTATATAGTTTCTCTTTAATCATCTTCTACTCCAATCCACACTaacattccctttctttcttgttcaAAACATGAAATTTAAGTGTAGTGTTGATTGTATTAGTGAATACCTTTTTAGGtttcatttctaattaaaaaaaaaattaaaaaattagatgaaTGTAAGCTGTTATCagtcttctctcccacccccaacttAGTTAATTGCTTTTAGCTTATTTATaaccttcaaataatttttttctttcttttccctgtggTTTGTGGCTGCCCTACAAAACACTGATCTGGTGAAAGTGATCTGATGGCAACCTCAGCCCACAAGAACTATAGAGCTATTTAGatctatatttttgaaatatttaatttttttttaaagttgattgattttgagagagagaaagagagtgtgcactcatgtgtggagggggaggggtggagagagagagagagagagggagagggagagggagagagagagcctagCAGACTCttccatgtcagcacagagcccaatgtggggctccatctcacaaaccgtgagatcatgacctaacccgaAATCaggggttggatgctcaactgactaagccacgcaggcttCCCATAGACTGTTAGAATTTTAACTCTTGCAGAACATGCATGctccggattttttttttttttctgatgtaaatATGTCCGTCCTTCACTCTTGACCTTCAAGTCTTGTTCCTTGAAACTTATCTTATTATTGGCCACTTATTTTTGAGGTCGTAATGTCTCGGGAGATGGATGTGGAGGGTCAGCCGCCCCATGGCAGTGGTGCCTGTTCACAGTCCCAAGGCAGCTTCTCGCAGTCGCAAGGCATCTCCTCCCAGACACATGGCTCCTCCTCACACTCGCAGGGCACGTCCAGCTCTTCCACCAACACAGCACCCACATCCAGCCAGTCCTCTCATTCCAGCTCGGGGACTCTGAGCTCCTTAGACACGGTGTCCACCCAGGAACTCTGTTCGATTCCCGAGGACCAAGAACCGGAGGAGCCTGTCCCTGCCCCTTGGGCTCGATTGTGGGCTCTTCAGGATGGATTCACCAATCTTGGTAAGACCCTTGGTTATATtgtgtaatattttaattgtaGAGAGTTGTAATAGAAAGCTTAAGACCGTCTGGAATGATCCCGGAGTTGGAAGGTGATGAAAGTTGGAACCAAGAAAGCAGTTTTGGGGGAGTTTACTGACTCTCACTTGCTGTGGATCCCCCTTCGTTTATTCTTTCAACAGGTGTTATTGGGCATCTGTAATGTTCTGTCTGTCTGAGGAGAGCAGTGGACCCTTTCCCAAGAAAAATGCTGATTCATTCAAACTTGCAAACAGTTTTGGACTCATCACAGAAACTTCACCACTTAACCCCTCCTGTGGCAGCTTTAGAACATCCCTCTTACAGTTTCAGAATATGTAAGGCTGTTTGTTGACTGTTACTTGATTTTATCTCAAAATAGTCAACCCTGCAGTTTAAATACATTCATCCTCTCTGACACTTCCTGATTCCAGTAGGAAGGCCTTgctatgtgtgtgtttgaaatagcattttaatattaaaagtgaaTGATTAATGTATTATTTGTACCTTATCACTCTTTATTTCATGTCCAACTTTGATGAcctgaaaaagaaacagtagaaaatggagaaataatataGGAATGTTTATAGGTACAACTTTAAATTGAGAAGTAAGTATCTGAAGCTATTTTGTACTCATTTTAAGCCATAGTTTTAAGATAGGGGTGGGGCTGATGTATGGTGGGTGGGAAACAGATAAGGGGAGAAAGGGTGAGTGGGCTgcatcacttttatttatttacttattatttatttatttttaattaattacttacatttttttttgaatttacatccaagttagttagcatgtagtgcaacaatgatttcaggagtagattccttaatgccccttatgcatttagcccattccccccctcccccacaacccctTCTGAAACCCTTTGTTTactctctatatttaagagtcccttatgttttgtccccctccctgtttttatattctttttgcttcccttctgcgtgttcatctgttttgtatctttaattcctcatatgagtgaaggcatatgatatttgtctttttctggctaATTTCgtttagcacaataccctctagttccatccatgtagttgcaatgTCCATCACTTTTAAAAGTGGGATTACATATATGTGAGGATCCTGATAGGGTGAACAGCATAAAGTATATGATGCTCCATAAGGAGCTATCATAATTGTTATTGATTcacacctgttttcttctaaatgttttatatgtttagaCCTTAccctgatccattttgagttgctTTTTGTTTATCGTATGAGGCAGAGGTCcacatttattcttttgcatgtgagtaTCCTAGTTGAGCACatccttttttcaaattttattttgtttatttattttgagagagagagagagagagagagagagagagagagagagagagaggtaggggtagagagaacaggggagagaattccaagcaggctccacactgttagcacagagcctgacatgggcctcaaattcatgaaccgtgagataatgacctgagccaagatcaagaatcagttgcccaactgactgagccactcaggcaccctgtgtTTGAGCACTTtcttgaagagactattctttttctgttgaatggtcttggcacccttgtcaaaaattatttggccataaatccgagggtctatttctggacttttcaataacattttattgatctatgtctattctttttttttttttttttaatttttttaatgtttacttatttttgagaaagagcatgaggtggggggggggggggggagagacacagaatctgaaacatgctccaggctctgagctgtcagcacagagcctaacgtggggcttgaactcatgaaccatgagatcatgacctgagctgaagttggatgcttaaccgactaagccacccagatgcccctggtctATGTCTATCCTTTTATGCAAGTACCACAAAAatcttgattactgttgctttgtagTAAGTTGTGAAATCCAGAGTGTGAGCCCTgatttgttcctctttttcaagattgttttgactattctgggtcccttacatttccatat from Felis catus isolate Fca126 chromosome D3, F.catus_Fca126_mat1.0, whole genome shotgun sequence encodes:
- the HSCB gene encoding iron-sulfur cluster co-chaperone protein HscB isoform X3, translated to MWGGRTGALLRVWGLWPAGVRGRRPLGCNAASLAGNNSPQCWNCGGPGVPKRGDGFFCPQCRALQPPDLTRDYFSLMDCNRAFGVDTAKLQNRYQQLQRLVHPDFFSQRSQTEKDFSEKHATLVNDAYKTLLAPLSRGLYLLKLHGVEIPEGTDYAMDQQFLMEIMEINEKLAEAQSEAAMKEVESIVRAKQKELSDNVSKAFEQGSLVDVDLRSHM
- the HSCB gene encoding iron-sulfur cluster co-chaperone protein HscB isoform X1; this encodes MWGGRTGALLRVWGLWPAGVRGRRPLGCNAASLAGNNSPQCWNCGGPGVPKRGDGFFCPQCRALQPPDLTRDYFSLMDCNRAFGVDTAKLQNRYQQLQRLVHPDFFSQRSQTEKDFSEKHATLVNDAYKTLLAPLSRGLYLLKLHGVEIPEGTDYAMDQQFLMEIMEINEKLAEAQSEAAMKEVESIVRAKQKELSDNVSKAFEQDDFEKAKEILTKMRYFSNVEEKIKLKKIPL
- the HSCB gene encoding iron-sulfur cluster co-chaperone protein HscB isoform X4 gives rise to the protein MLGKEKAGPVSNRAFGVDTAKLQNRYQQLQRLVHPDFFSQRSQTEKDFSEKHATLVNDAYKTLLAPLSRGLYLLKLHGVEIPEGTDYAMDQQFLMEIMEINEKLAEAQSEAAMKEVESIVRAKQKELSDNVSKAFEQDDFEKAKEILTKMRYFSNVEEKIKLKKIPL
- the HSCB gene encoding iron-sulfur cluster co-chaperone protein HscB isoform X2, coding for MWGGRTGALLRVWGLWPAGVRGRRPLGCNAASLAGNNSPQCWNCGGPGVPKRGDGFFCPQCRALQPPDLTRDYFSLMDCNRAFGVDTAKLQNRYQQLQRLVHPDFFSQRSQTEKDFSEKHATLVNDAYKTLLAPLSRGLYLLKLHGVEIPEGTDYAMDQQFLMEIMEINEKLAEAQSEAAMKEVESIVRDDFEKAKEILTKMRYFSNVEEKIKLKKIPL
- the HSCB gene encoding iron-sulfur cluster co-chaperone protein HscB isoform X5; protein product: MWGGRTGALLRVWGLWPAGVRGRRPLGCNAASLAGNNSPQCWNCGGPGVPKRGDGFFCPQCRALQPPDLTRDYFSLMDCNRAFGVDTAKLQNRYQQLQRLVHPDFFSQRSQTEKDFSEKHATLVNDAYKTLLAPLSRGLYLVS